A window of Pseudodesulfovibrio hydrargyri contains these coding sequences:
- a CDS encoding glycosyl transferase family 2, with the protein MNTGLIEAYTAAVLEFGFRDGPDAAAQGKTDPADAAAFAERSLRILDKSRGETLVLFGLGNGGHALALAAGLPEAARLVVCETDPAVARAFLAANPAWNAPDSRLLVLADTSPWAQLYILAMSGIGPDKTALALNPSLPEDTRAAYRNLQRLFMNARPHQAINSSYLSHVGVQAPDLSVGVILAPDEPGLDEFFAQFPDWVREVVVLWDADETPGRDFTCAAPVRQLARPLDDFASQRNRMLDECAGDWVLYLDGDERFSEDVWGLLPACLLVKRLTACWFPRMTLYPDETRCKAGYGLWPDLQLRLFRNEPGVRFTRPVHERLTGVKGRTALVLDAPILHYSRLTKSPETLAAKLKRFDAASGGGISHVLSDDYPTIPRALLSEATFLVGSLAMLLLEENPV; encoded by the coding sequence ATGAACACCGGATTGATAGAAGCATACACCGCCGCCGTCCTGGAATTCGGTTTCCGCGACGGCCCGGACGCCGCGGCCCAAGGCAAAACAGATCCGGCCGACGCGGCCGCCTTTGCCGAACGCTCCCTGCGCATCCTGGACAAGAGCAGGGGCGAAACCCTGGTCCTGTTCGGCCTGGGCAACGGCGGGCACGCCCTGGCCCTGGCCGCCGGATTGCCCGAGGCCGCCCGGCTGGTGGTCTGCGAGACCGACCCGGCCGTGGCCCGCGCCTTTCTGGCCGCCAACCCTGCCTGGAACGCTCCTGATTCGCGGCTCCTGGTCCTGGCCGACACCTCGCCCTGGGCCCAGCTCTACATCCTGGCCATGAGCGGAATCGGTCCGGACAAAACGGCCCTGGCCCTGAACCCGTCCCTGCCCGAGGATACGCGGGCGGCCTACCGCAACCTCCAGCGGCTGTTCATGAACGCCAGACCCCACCAGGCCATCAACAGCTCGTACCTGAGCCATGTGGGCGTCCAGGCCCCGGACCTGTCCGTGGGCGTGATCCTGGCCCCGGACGAGCCCGGGCTCGACGAATTCTTCGCCCAATTCCCGGACTGGGTCCGCGAGGTGGTGGTCCTCTGGGACGCCGACGAAACGCCCGGCCGCGATTTCACCTGCGCCGCGCCCGTCCGCCAATTGGCCCGTCCGCTGGACGACTTCGCGTCCCAGCGCAACCGCATGCTCGACGAATGCGCCGGAGACTGGGTCCTGTACCTGGACGGCGACGAACGATTCAGCGAGGACGTCTGGGGACTGCTTCCCGCCTGCCTGCTGGTGAAAAGGCTCACGGCCTGCTGGTTCCCGCGCATGACCCTGTATCCGGACGAGACCCGCTGCAAGGCGGGCTACGGGCTGTGGCCCGATCTGCAGTTACGCCTGTTCCGCAACGAGCCCGGCGTGCGCTTCACCCGGCCCGTGCACGAGCGGCTGACCGGGGTTAAGGGACGCACGGCCCTGGTCCTGGACGCGCCCATCCTGCACTACAGCAGGCTGACCAAGTCCCCCGAGACCCTGGCCGCCAAGCTCAAGCGGTTCGACGCGGCCTCGGGCGGCGGCATCAGCCACGTGCTCAGCGACGACTACCCGACCATTCCGCGCGCCCTGCTGTCCGAGGCTACCTTCCTGGTGGGCTCCCTGGCCATGCTCCTGCTGGAGGAAAACCCGGTCTGA
- a CDS encoding glycosyltransferase family 4 protein, translating to MVESPVRVLHVIKSLSLGGTEKVMQLFVANLDPARFAPAVYSRVNGVRASQIRAAGVDTFIGADLLGVIERFRPQIVHVHRAGWPEPDLLMPIKRARVPVVVETNVFGRHDPSPQAKIIDHTLFVSRFCLDRFFATTPVAPAPARYSYLYNPVDTDLFAKAAAPDRDFSRPVAGRVSRPDPGKWSRLALDFLPLLVREVPDFRYLIIGGIPEARDFVREHGLRGHVLFRDQVKTDAEIAAFLNGVSVLAHANDTGESFGLAIAEAMACGLPVVTHPSEGLRDNAQLELVEHGVTGLVADSAEGYAMALKYLFSHPEEARRMGMAGREKAARLFRMQDIARKLEAVYLELLRRKGIVQ from the coding sequence ATGGTTGAATCCCCTGTCCGCGTTCTCCACGTCATCAAGTCCCTGAGCCTGGGCGGCACGGAGAAGGTCATGCAGCTCTTCGTGGCCAACCTCGATCCGGCCCGGTTCGCCCCGGCGGTCTACAGCCGGGTGAACGGCGTGCGCGCCTCGCAGATTCGCGCGGCCGGCGTGGACACCTTCATCGGCGCCGACCTGCTGGGCGTGATCGAACGCTTCAGGCCGCAGATAGTGCACGTGCACCGGGCAGGCTGGCCCGAACCCGATCTGCTCATGCCCATCAAACGCGCCCGCGTGCCCGTGGTGGTGGAAACCAACGTCTTCGGCCGCCACGATCCCAGCCCCCAGGCCAAGATCATCGACCATACCCTGTTCGTCTCGCGCTTCTGCCTGGACCGGTTCTTCGCGACCACGCCCGTCGCCCCGGCCCCGGCCCGGTACTCATACCTATACAACCCGGTGGACACGGACCTGTTCGCCAAGGCTGCAGCGCCGGACCGGGACTTCTCCCGGCCCGTGGCCGGGCGCGTCTCCCGGCCCGACCCGGGCAAGTGGTCGCGCCTCGCCCTGGACTTCCTGCCTCTGCTCGTGCGCGAGGTGCCCGACTTCCGCTACCTCATCATCGGGGGCATCCCCGAGGCCAGGGATTTCGTCCGCGAACACGGCCTCCGGGGACACGTCCTGTTCCGCGACCAGGTCAAGACCGACGCGGAGATCGCCGCCTTCCTGAACGGGGTCTCGGTCCTGGCCCACGCCAACGACACGGGCGAATCCTTCGGGCTGGCCATTGCCGAGGCCATGGCCTGCGGCCTGCCCGTGGTCACCCATCCGAGCGAAGGATTGCGCGACAACGCCCAGCTCGAACTGGTGGAGCACGGCGTCACCGGGCTTGTGGCCGACAGCGCGGAAGGCTATGCCATGGCCCTCAAGTACCTGTTTTCCCATCCCGAAGAAGCGCGGCGCATGGGCATGGCCGGCCGGGAAAAGGCCGCGCGCCTGTTCCGCATGCAGGACATCGCCCGCAAGCTTGAAGCCGTGTACCTGGAACTGCTCCGACGCAAAGGAATCGTGCAATGA
- the fliS gene encoding flagellar export chaperone FliS: MANPAKAYLATQIETTTQGELLLMLYEAAIKFLKRAKREIDNRDYAKKGIYISKAMAIIHELSESLNKEKGGDITPKLGQLYMFCTTQLVKANIRLDNKMIDDVIKILDGLRSAYAQIVPIHDGKAAPGDTVSTGAPQPAPTPQAPPVLNMQPPQAAPRPAPAHKPTPQPAAKPAPAPAEPTPLRTGASAAKFRAANAYNNANR, translated from the coding sequence ATGGCCAACCCAGCAAAGGCATACCTGGCGACCCAGATCGAAACCACTACCCAGGGGGAACTCCTCCTCATGCTCTATGAGGCGGCGATCAAATTCCTCAAACGGGCGAAGCGGGAAATCGACAACAGGGACTATGCCAAGAAGGGCATTTACATCTCCAAGGCCATGGCGATCATCCATGAGCTGTCCGAGAGCCTGAACAAGGAAAAGGGCGGGGACATCACCCCCAAGCTCGGCCAGCTGTACATGTTCTGCACCACCCAGTTGGTCAAGGCCAACATCCGCCTGGACAACAAGATGATCGACGACGTCATCAAGATCCTGGACGGATTGCGCTCGGCCTACGCCCAGATCGTGCCCATTCACGACGGCAAGGCGGCCCCGGGCGACACCGTGTCCACGGGCGCGCCCCAGCCGGCTCCGACCCCGCAGGCCCCGCCGGTCCTGAACATGCAGCCTCCCCAGGCCGCGCCTCGGCCCGCGCCCGCGCACAAGCCGACGCCTCAGCCCGCGGCCAAGCCCGCCCCAGCGCCGGCCGAGCCCACCCCGCTGCGGACCGGGGCCTCGGCCGCCAAATTCCGTGCGGCCAACGCCTACAACAACGCCAACCGATGA
- a CDS encoding YIP1 family protein gives MQIICPECRFTREVDESKIPARSQVATCPKCQTKFKFRDLPEEEFLIEEPEPSARPEHKTEPAARRTAEPRIKPRTPPVIGSGLRPPAPARPEKGEEPEDRAFPGLPEEEDNGDGLWQRLHTMTPPEKPRAPRDEPYDDAYDEPGNAPYDDHYDNAGDRRHDAYQDQQPVPGWTGEFNEDFPDPMQVEFADGDEDEVAPMQVPPPFEQLDRYGFFHGLFLTLKLVLFSPRLFFSVMPVGNGLSKPLTFAILVSMIQTVVQYAWGVAGLTPGMNVTAHGLEAVPYDAVNGLFELLLTPAVVALSLFAISGFYHLILSMLKSGNKGFEGSFRAVAYAYAPMMIGIIPMFTANFMASWMLINAVWTLILTAIGLKYIHKVGYTKIVAVLLIPFLLGMIAAVLMMRGQVPTV, from the coding sequence ATGCAGATAATATGTCCCGAATGCAGGTTCACCCGCGAGGTGGACGAGAGCAAGATACCCGCCCGCTCCCAGGTGGCGACCTGTCCCAAATGCCAGACCAAATTCAAGTTCCGCGACCTGCCCGAGGAGGAGTTCCTCATCGAGGAGCCCGAACCGTCCGCCCGGCCCGAGCACAAGACCGAACCGGCGGCGCGCAGGACCGCCGAGCCCAGGATCAAGCCAAGAACCCCGCCCGTAATAGGAAGCGGACTGCGCCCCCCCGCCCCGGCCCGTCCCGAGAAAGGCGAGGAGCCCGAGGACAGGGCCTTTCCGGGCCTGCCCGAGGAAGAGGACAACGGCGACGGGCTGTGGCAGCGGCTGCACACCATGACCCCGCCCGAAAAGCCCCGTGCGCCCCGGGACGAGCCTTACGACGACGCCTATGACGAGCCGGGGAACGCGCCCTACGACGACCATTACGACAATGCCGGCGACCGGCGGCATGACGCCTATCAGGATCAGCAGCCCGTGCCCGGCTGGACCGGCGAATTCAACGAGGATTTCCCGGACCCCATGCAGGTCGAGTTCGCGGACGGCGACGAGGACGAGGTGGCCCCCATGCAGGTGCCGCCGCCCTTCGAGCAGCTGGACCGCTACGGCTTCTTCCACGGCCTGTTCCTGACCCTGAAGCTGGTCCTGTTCTCGCCGCGCCTGTTCTTCTCGGTCATGCCCGTGGGCAACGGGCTGTCCAAGCCCCTGACCTTCGCCATCCTGGTCTCCATGATCCAGACCGTGGTCCAGTACGCCTGGGGCGTGGCCGGACTGACTCCGGGCATGAACGTGACGGCACATGGGCTTGAGGCCGTGCCCTACGACGCCGTCAACGGACTCTTCGAGCTTCTGCTCACCCCGGCCGTCGTGGCCCTGTCCCTGTTCGCCATCTCCGGTTTCTACCACCTCATCCTCAGCATGCTCAAATCGGGCAACAAGGGATTCGAAGGGTCGTTCCGGGCCGTGGCCTACGCCTACGCGCCGATGATGATCGGGATAATCCCCATGTTCACGGCGAACTTCATGGCGAGCTGGATGTTGATCAACGCCGTCTGGACCCTGATTCTGACCGCCATCGGCCTGAAATACATCCACAAGGTAGGTTACACCAAGATCGTGGCCGTGCTCCTGATTCCCTTCCTGCTGGGCATGATCGCGGCCGTGCTCATGATGCGGGGCCAGGTGCCGACCGTTTAG
- a CDS encoding flagellin N-terminal helical domain-containing protein has translation MSLVINHNLMAMNASRNLGVSYGNLETSTRRLSSGLRITRASDDAAGLAVRELMRSDISSLQQGIRNANDAISLIQTADGALGVIDEKLIRMKELAMQASTGTYNSDQRLIIDSEYQAMASEITRIASSTDFNGIYLLNGALSSSTHDGSGLKSTGKLKVHFGTGNDCSEDYYYIQINSATASALGVGLGATGTNGRSISTQALAQRSLDVLNKAIISKDKIRANLGSLQNRLENTVTVLEIQAENVQASESRISDVDVATEMTEFVRNQILTQSAVSMLAQANSMPRMALSLLG, from the coding sequence ATGTCTCTGGTTATCAACCACAACTTGATGGCGATGAACGCTTCGCGCAACCTGGGTGTCTCGTACGGCAACCTGGAAACGTCCACCCGTCGCCTGTCCTCGGGTCTGCGCATCACTCGGGCGTCGGATGACGCCGCCGGTCTGGCCGTTCGCGAATTGATGCGTTCCGACATCAGCTCCCTGCAGCAGGGCATCCGCAACGCCAACGACGCCATCTCCCTCATCCAGACGGCTGACGGCGCGCTCGGCGTTATCGATGAAAAGCTGATCCGTATGAAGGAATTGGCCATGCAGGCCTCCACGGGTACCTACAACTCCGACCAGCGCCTGATCATCGACTCCGAATATCAGGCCATGGCTTCGGAAATCACCCGTATCGCCAGCTCCACCGACTTCAACGGCATCTACCTGCTCAACGGCGCCCTGTCCTCTTCGACCCACGACGGTTCCGGACTGAAGTCCACCGGCAAGCTGAAGGTCCACTTCGGTACCGGCAACGACTGCTCCGAAGACTACTACTACATCCAGATCAACTCGGCCACCGCGTCGGCTCTGGGTGTCGGTCTCGGCGCCACCGGCACCAACGGACGGTCCATCTCCACCCAGGCGTTGGCCCAGAGGTCCCTGGATGTCCTCAACAAGGCCATCATCTCCAAGGATAAGATCCGCGCCAACCTCGGTTCGCTGCAGAACCGCCTGGAGAACACCGTTACCGTTCTGGAAATCCAGGCCGAGAACGTCCAGGCCTCCGAATCCCGCATCTCCGACGTCGACGTCGCCACCGAGATGACCGAATTCGTGCGCAACCAGATTCTGACCCAGTCGGCGGTCTCCATGCTGGCCCAGGCCAACAGCATGCCGAGAATGGCCCTGTCCCTGCTCGGCTAG
- the fliD gene encoding flagellar filament capping protein FliD, with protein sequence MADSTYTSGSINFTGLGNGTDFNTLIDGLVDVERGRVTRLENWKASWELKNEQFQELNTQLLSLKTSLEGMDSLNEFMTKGVASSNTNLLMATADAEALESTHTVVINQLATNDILITNSGASSLDSIIASSDTSFTFSYGGESFTINDIHAGTTLNDFVDLINNHPDSRGIIQASTIFDGTSYHLQLAGKGLGADNQLVISNAGSLAFGAGGFVETQNAQNSQIRVDGFPASNASWIERGSNSIDDIISGITLDLKEASPGSVVSLTVTTDTDAIMDNVTSFVEAVNTIRAQIIALTKVDDTKGGTSTGGNSLTDSTETKGSILTGNYGIDIISQNLKNITANIGVGFTVWDPDTLSGDKYSALSQLGIMTDAEQGSPTYGLLTIDYDKLDEALQDDPTAVAELLSLEPTGVSRTTDFTFNSLIEGTTMPGDYDIEVVSDGTQIVSATINGEEAAVSGWEITGLSGDALGMAIRLNNTTAGTYNGKVAVKTGKATEMINELTELTKPYNKFTYEGGPLAVLQNNYGDIMKSIDDKIAFEETRIEKLERNLRLKYSRLDTLLGQYQLKQGQLEAALAQLE encoded by the coding sequence ATGGCAGACAGCACGTATACATCGGGTTCGATCAACTTTACCGGCCTGGGCAACGGGACGGACTTCAACACGCTCATCGACGGGCTTGTCGATGTCGAGCGGGGCCGCGTCACACGCCTGGAGAACTGGAAGGCCTCCTGGGAGCTCAAGAACGAGCAGTTCCAGGAGCTCAACACCCAGTTGCTCAGCCTGAAGACCTCCCTGGAGGGCATGGACTCCCTGAACGAGTTCATGACCAAGGGCGTGGCCAGTTCCAACACGAACCTGCTCATGGCCACGGCCGACGCCGAAGCCCTGGAATCCACCCACACGGTGGTCATCAACCAGCTGGCCACCAACGACATCCTGATCACCAATTCCGGCGCCAGCTCCCTGGATTCGATCATCGCCTCGTCGGACACCTCGTTCACCTTCTCCTACGGCGGCGAATCCTTCACCATAAACGACATCCACGCGGGCACCACCCTGAACGACTTCGTCGATCTGATCAACAACCACCCCGATTCGCGGGGCATCATCCAGGCCTCGACCATCTTCGACGGCACCTCCTACCACCTCCAGCTGGCGGGCAAGGGGCTGGGCGCGGACAACCAGCTGGTCATCTCCAACGCGGGCTCCCTGGCGTTCGGCGCGGGCGGCTTCGTCGAGACCCAGAACGCCCAGAACAGCCAGATCCGCGTGGACGGATTCCCGGCCTCCAACGCGAGCTGGATCGAGCGCGGCTCCAACAGCATCGACGACATCATTTCCGGCATCACCCTGGATCTCAAGGAGGCCTCCCCGGGCTCGGTCGTCAGCCTGACCGTAACCACGGACACCGACGCCATCATGGACAACGTCACGTCCTTCGTGGAAGCGGTCAACACCATCCGCGCCCAGATCATCGCCCTGACCAAGGTGGACGACACCAAGGGCGGGACCAGCACCGGCGGCAACTCGCTGACCGACTCGACCGAGACCAAGGGATCCATCCTGACCGGCAACTACGGCATCGACATCATCTCCCAGAACCTGAAGAACATCACGGCCAACATCGGCGTGGGCTTCACCGTCTGGGACCCGGACACCTTGTCCGGCGACAAGTACTCCGCCCTGTCCCAGCTCGGCATCATGACCGACGCCGAACAGGGATCGCCCACCTACGGACTGCTGACCATCGACTACGACAAGCTCGACGAGGCCCTGCAGGACGATCCCACCGCCGTGGCCGAACTGTTATCCCTGGAGCCCACCGGGGTCAGCCGGACCACGGACTTCACGTTCAACTCCCTCATCGAAGGGACCACCATGCCGGGCGACTACGACATCGAGGTGGTCAGCGACGGCACGCAGATCGTCAGCGCGACCATCAACGGCGAGGAGGCCGCGGTGTCGGGATGGGAGATCACCGGGCTGTCCGGCGACGCGCTCGGCATGGCCATCCGGCTGAACAATACAACGGCCGGAACCTACAACGGCAAAGTGGCGGTCAAGACGGGCAAGGCCACCGAGATGATCAACGAACTGACCGAGTTGACCAAGCCGTACAATAAATTCACCTATGAAGGCGGTCCCCTGGCGGTTCTGCAGAACAACTACGGCGACATCATGAAATCCATCGACGACAAGATCGCCTTTGAAGAGACCCGGATCGAAAAACTGGAACGCAATCTTCGCTTGAAGTATTCCCGTCTCGACACGCTGCTGGGCCAATATCAGCTCAAGCAGGGACAACTTGAAGCGGCATTGGCACAGCTTGAATAG
- a CDS encoding CgeB family protein: MSSTPYTAEAVRDGETIADLRIHIQGKTWHLWGRDGLARETGLAEAVRDDALPVLLGAGLGHCLDRLVARDLPVAVVDRERGLLELTGTLDGRDPDACLHVDDPDPARAMDRLAGWRAKHGGRPLVPVVLPLYQRLDRDYYGALAQTLKAGAATDFWSLARYPKFRSDNPRVLFFDSDYFLCREILAALDRLGVAHRSLPLRDRETGSGEFIEGLLKAVIDFRPDLVLTVNHFGLDREGKLAGLLDDLGLPLASWFVDNPHLILFDYDHPGADNTAIFTFDAGNLEAMRARGFRHVHHLPLATDPQRFRPDAGPAPAEWSAAISFVGSSMAEPVKKSLALSGLPASLAREYEAVAGAFGRSGETSVAHFLEFHRPDWLDTMASLSREQRLAAESLLTWEATRQYRSACVRATLPFSPLVVGDEGWTALLHGTGARLLANLDYYADLPRFYPRSEINFNCTSRQMKGAVNQRVFDVPACGGFLLTDHREQMEDLFDLDREAAVYRTVEEIPGLVERYAADPAARAKVSRAAARRILAEHTYEIRMKKLLETMRETFA, from the coding sequence ATGAGTTCCACTCCGTACACGGCCGAAGCGGTCCGAGACGGCGAGACCATCGCCGACCTGCGCATCCATATCCAGGGCAAGACCTGGCACCTGTGGGGCCGGGACGGGCTCGCGAGAGAGACCGGACTGGCCGAGGCTGTGAGGGACGACGCCCTGCCCGTGCTGCTCGGCGCGGGGTTGGGCCATTGCCTGGACCGCCTGGTCGCGCGCGACCTGCCCGTGGCCGTGGTGGACCGGGAGCGCGGATTGCTCGAACTGACCGGAACCCTCGACGGCCGCGACCCCGACGCCTGCCTGCACGTGGACGACCCGGACCCGGCCCGGGCAATGGACCGGCTGGCCGGATGGCGGGCGAAACACGGCGGTCGACCGCTGGTCCCGGTGGTCCTGCCCCTGTACCAGCGGCTCGACCGGGACTATTACGGCGCCCTGGCTCAGACCCTCAAGGCGGGCGCGGCCACGGACTTCTGGTCCCTGGCGCGCTACCCCAAGTTCCGGTCCGACAATCCCCGCGTGCTCTTTTTCGACTCGGACTACTTCCTGTGCCGGGAGATCCTGGCCGCGCTGGACCGGCTGGGCGTGGCTCACCGCAGCCTGCCGCTCAGGGACCGCGAGACCGGCTCGGGCGAATTCATCGAGGGGCTGCTCAAGGCGGTCATCGACTTCCGCCCGGACCTGGTCCTGACCGTCAACCACTTCGGCCTGGACCGCGAGGGCAAACTGGCCGGGCTGCTCGACGACCTCGGCCTGCCGCTGGCCTCCTGGTTCGTGGACAATCCGCACCTGATCCTCTTCGACTACGACCACCCGGGCGCGGACAACACGGCCATCTTCACCTTTGACGCGGGCAACCTCGAAGCCATGCGCGCCCGGGGATTCCGACACGTCCACCACCTGCCCCTGGCCACCGACCCGCAGCGGTTCAGACCGGACGCGGGCCCGGCCCCGGCCGAGTGGAGCGCGGCCATCTCCTTTGTGGGCAGCTCCATGGCCGAGCCGGTCAAAAAAAGCCTGGCCCTGTCAGGCCTGCCCGCTTCCCTGGCCCGGGAGTACGAGGCCGTGGCCGGGGCCTTCGGCCGCTCGGGCGAGACCTCGGTGGCCCATTTTCTCGAATTCCATCGCCCGGACTGGCTGGACACCATGGCCTCCCTGAGCCGCGAACAAAGGCTGGCCGCCGAGTCCCTGCTCACCTGGGAGGCCACCCGGCAGTACCGGTCGGCCTGCGTACGGGCCACCCTGCCCTTTTCCCCGCTGGTCGTGGGCGACGAAGGCTGGACCGCCCTGCTGCACGGCACCGGCGCGCGGCTGCTGGCCAACCTGGACTACTACGCGGACCTGCCCCGCTTCTATCCGCGATCCGAGATCAACTTCAACTGCACCAGCCGCCAGATGAAGGGCGCGGTCAACCAGCGGGTCTTCGACGTCCCGGCCTGCGGGGGATTCCTGCTGACCGACCATCGCGAGCAGATGGAGGATCTCTTCGACCTGGACCGCGAGGCCGCGGTCTACCGCACGGTGGAGGAAATCCCCGGCCTGGTCGAGCGGTACGCCGCCGATCCGGCGGCAAGGGCGAAGGTCAGCCGCGCGGCGGCCCGGCGCATCCTGGCCGAACACACCTATGAAATCCGCATGAAAAAACTCCTCGAGACCATGCGCGAGACCTTCGCCTGA
- a CDS encoding zinc dependent phospholipase C family protein, which yields MPKELIHFKTAEKTAALLADTRFAPGLAAHPQGVLLGAVLHDALFYGATPRALPMARLAHRIHGARGEDTYALLRLQARHAARAANRDLAGALLVGMASHLWADTVMHPMVWHLTGDYYAASRREKSLARQRHRALESLLDMTACPEMIGRPLYRIHDQLASLGPALYEALPLDGMAELAGIRPGKAGPALASALKVFAGFQRLFPVRRLAFALYAASAWMPDTAREIAALFYAPQWLDQADRVNGAIRYRDPVSDEVREESAAELMDRAADRAGTLCRRLEPAVFYGAGQVLPETGPSLDSGRRGSGTREMRHMAEKFFPSLPQHSR from the coding sequence CCGCCCACCCCCAGGGTGTGCTCCTCGGGGCCGTGCTCCACGACGCCCTGTTCTACGGGGCCACGCCCCGCGCCCTGCCCATGGCCCGCCTGGCCCACCGCATCCACGGCGCGCGGGGCGAGGACACCTACGCCCTGCTCCGGCTCCAGGCCCGGCACGCGGCCCGGGCCGCGAACCGCGACCTGGCCGGAGCCCTGCTGGTGGGCATGGCCTCCCACCTGTGGGCGGACACGGTTATGCATCCCATGGTCTGGCACCTGACCGGCGACTACTACGCCGCCTCCCGGCGCGAGAAGTCCCTGGCCCGCCAGCGCCACCGCGCCCTGGAGTCGCTCCTGGACATGACCGCCTGCCCGGAGATGATCGGCCGCCCGCTGTACCGCATCCATGACCAGTTGGCCTCCCTGGGCCCGGCCCTGTACGAGGCCCTGCCCCTGGACGGCATGGCGGAACTGGCGGGCATCCGCCCGGGCAAGGCCGGTCCGGCCCTGGCCTCGGCCCTCAAGGTCTTCGCCGGGTTCCAAAGGCTGTTCCCGGTCCGTCGGCTGGCCTTTGCCCTGTACGCCGCGTCCGCCTGGATGCCGGACACGGCCCGGGAGATCGCCGCCCTGTTCTACGCGCCCCAGTGGCTCGACCAGGCCGATCGGGTGAACGGTGCCATCCGCTACCGCGACCCGGTGTCCGACGAGGTTCGGGAAGAGAGCGCGGCCGAGCTCATGGACCGGGCCGCCGACCGGGCCGGGACGCTCTGCCGCCGCCTGGAACCGGCGGTCTTCTACGGGGCCGGACAGGTCCTGCCGGAGACCGGGCCGTCTCTGGACTCGGGCAGGCGCGGCTCGGGCACCCGGGAGATGCGTCACATGGCCGAAAAATTTTTCCCCTCACTTCCGCAACATTCCCGATAG